The Caldisericia bacterium DNA segment GTGTTGGAACCGGATGTTTTTCTATTATATTATTCTGTATAGCACATCCTATTATAGATTTAACAAAACTCTCTCTCACATTTGAAGCAAGACCTGCTACTACAGTAACTGCTACTTTAATCCTAACTTTTTTTGCTTTTTCTTTAATAGCCTTTTCTTCTTCTTCGTCTGAAAGAGCTAAAAGCATTGCAATTTTTCCAATTCTCTCTAATTTCATCTCAATTTTTTCCATAATAAATTAATTATACCTAAATTTAACTATTTTATTTCTTTTTCAATAGATATTTTTTAATTAGAAAATAAAAAAGATATGTTAAAAATGCCCAGGGCAAAATGAATGCTAAAAAAATTATCATAAAAATAATTGAATTTATTATGCTTTTTAATGCAAAAATCAAGCCTTCTATGACTCTTTTTAAAATTTCAGATTTTTTCCAAAATGGAACGACTTCCTCTTTTTCTGTAATCATTATAGATATTTCAGAATATTCACTATGATAATTAATATAATTCATCCTCCCTTTTATTCTTTCAATTTCTGTCTCAATATTTTGAAGTTCGGTCCTTATTGAAAGTAAATCTTTAATCTCTTTCGCCTTTTCCAACCATGATAAAAGAAGAGTTCTTTGTGATTCAAGAATTTTTATTCTTCCTTCAAGATCAAAATATTCTTCGCTTACATCTTGAGTTGAAATTGATAAATTTTTCATTTTACCAATTTCATTCAATTTATTAACAAAATCATTAAAGTTTTTTGAAGGTATCATAAAAGTCAAATAACCAGAATTTTTTTCATCTTCTTCATAAACTTGTGAATTAATTAAACTCCCACTGAATTGATTTGCAAGTAAAATAACCTTGTTAAGCGTTTCGTAAAATTTGCCTTTTTCAACTTCAATGTTTGCATTACCTTTTTTTATCAATTTCAAACCAGTTTCATAATAAGTTGTTTGAGTTTTATATTGAGCATTTTCTTCTGTACTTTTAGTTTGCATAAGAGATTCATTATTTATACCATATTCAGGAATAGTTGAATTTTTTCTCATTGTTCCAAAAAATGGTAAAAGTTTTGAAAGAAAAACACTAGATAATATTAATCCAACAATAATAATTAAAATTATAATAAAGATTATTGATGCTCTTTTGTTAAATAATTTTCTCATTAAATTTCACCTCCTCTATTTTATAAACTCAAAACTATTTAAAAAGTTTCAAATAATTTTTTGATCTAAATCATTTTTTTGTAACAAACTATTTTTAAAATTGTATAATGAAATATAATGGATACAATAATTGAAACTCAAAATCTTATTGTAAATTATTATCTTGAAAAAGTAATTGTCCCTGCATTAAGAGGAGTAAATTTAAAAATTGACAAAGGAGATTTTGTTGCAATAATGGGAAAATCTGGTTCAGGAAAATCTACTCTTCTTCATGTCCTTGGTGGACTCCAAAGACCAACAAAAGGAACAGTCTTTATAAATGGAGTAAATTTAACAAAATTAAACGAAAATGAACTTGCGATTTTTAGAAGAAAATATATAGGATTTGTCTTTCAATCTTATAATCTTATAC contains these protein-coding regions:
- a CDS encoding DUF4349 domain-containing protein; amino-acid sequence: MRKLFNKRASIIFIIILIIIVGLILSSVFLSKLLPFFGTMRKNSTIPEYGINNESLMQTKSTEENAQYKTQTTYYETGLKLIKKGNANIEVEKGKFYETLNKVILLANQFSGSLINSQVYEEDEKNSGYLTFMIPSKNFNDFVNKLNEIGKMKNLSISTQDVSEEYFDLEGRIKILESQRTLLLSWLEKAKEIKDLLSIRTELQNIETEIERIKGRMNYINYHSEYSEISIMITEKEEVVPFWKKSEILKRVIEGLIFALKSIINSIIFMIIFLAFILPWAFLTYLFYFLIKKYLLKKK